Proteins from a genomic interval of Phaenicophaeus curvirostris isolate KB17595 unplaced genomic scaffold, BPBGC_Pcur_1.0 scaffold_333, whole genome shotgun sequence:
- the LOC138734959 gene encoding serine/arginine repetitive matrix protein 2-like isoform X1 gives MTAATTSRVTSPREPGLEERTERLLRRSFSLLSSGPAPRRPSWRSHDHSHDALRRRPSWRSHDPHEASRSPSHDPLRRGKDEEGPSSHEPLRRRPSWRSRDPPEASKTCSHDPLRPGKTQEGPNSHEALRRQPSWGSRDPSEASRSPSHDALRPWEDPEGPSSHDALCRRPSWRSHDPRGGEELPRMGSHDPLRWATPLLEVKSHEPLRWRPSWRSRDPPEVLNSCSHEPLCHGKDQEGLNSHDALCRRPSWGSRDPGEASRSPSHDPLRHWEDPEGQSSHDALCWRPSWGSHDPHEGEELPRMGSHDPLCRATPLLEVKSHEPLRQRPSWRSRDTHQASKSCSHDPLRRGKDQEGLNSHDALHRRPSWGPCDPGEASRSPSRDPLRPRKDPEGPNSHDALPQRPSLRSRDPHSGQEPTQIGSHDPLRHRKDQAESNSHEPLRRRPSWRSRDLPEALKSCSHDPLQPGKDQEGLNCIDALRWQPSWGSCDPGEASRSPSHDPLRHGKDPEGPSSHDALPQRPSLRSRDPRGSVDPSRMDSHDALHHRKDQEESESRDPLLRRPSWGSHDASDAANSPSHDPLHHRKGQEGSNSHDALPRWPSSRSHDSGPGAATQLLGSSNPAWRRCQRPRSLREAPWGKETPLSTPLGVPRVPHKCPFPFPPLPKAF, from the exons ATGACGGCTGCGACGACGTCACGCGTGACGTCACCACGTGAGCCCGGCCTGGAGGAGCGAACAGAGCGGCTGCTGCGGAGGAG CTTCTCTCTCCTCagctctggccccgccccccggcggCCATCTTGGAGGTCACATGACCACTCCCATGATGCTTTGCGCCGACGGCCATCTTGGAGGTCACATGACCCCCATGAGGCCTCCAGGAGCCCCTCCCATGATCCTTTGCGCCGCGGGAAGGATGAAGAGGGGCCGAGCTCCCATGAGCCTTTGCGCCGGCGGCCATCTTGGAGGTCACGTGACCCCCCTGAGGCGTCGAAGACCTGCTCCCATGATCCTTTGCGGCCCGGGAAGACCCAAGAGGGGCCGAACTCCCATGAGGCTTTGCGCCGGCAGCCATCTTGGGGGTCACGTGACCCCAGTGAGGCCTCCAGGAGCCCCTCCCACGATGCTTTGCGCCCCTGGGAGGACCCGGAGGGGCCGAGCTCCCATGATGCTTTGTGCCGGCGGCCATCTTGGAGGTCACATGACCCCCGTGGAGGTGAAGAGCTGCCCCGGATGGGCTCCCATGATCCTTTGCGCTGGGCGACACCATTATTGGAGGTGAAATCCCATGAACCTTTGCGCTGGCGGCCATCTTGGAGGTCACGTGACCCCCCTGAGGTATTGAATAGCTGCTCCCATGAGCCTTTGTGCCACGGGAAGGACCAAGAGGGGCTGAACTCCCATGATGCTTTGTGCCGGCGGCCATCTTGGGGGTCACGTGACCCCGGTGAGGCCTCCAGGAGCCCCTCCCACGATCCTTTGCGCCACTGGGAGGACCCGGAGGGGCAGAGCTCCCATGATGCTTTGTGCTGGCGGCCATCTTGGGGGTCACATGACCCCCATGAAGGTGAAGAGCTGCCCCGGATGGGCTCCCATGATCCTTTGTGCCGGGCGACGCCATTATTGGAGGTGAAATCCCATGAGCCTTTGCGCCAGCGGCCATCTTGGAGGTCACGTGACACCCATCAGGCATCCAAGAGCTGCTCCCATGATCCTTTGCGCCGTGGGAAGGACCAAGAGGGGCTGAACTCCCATGATGCTTTGCACCGGCGGCCATCTTGGGGGCCATGTGACCCTGGTGAGGCCTCCAGGAGCCCCTCCCGTGATCCTTTGCGCCCCAGGAAAGACCCAGAGGGGCCGAACTCCCATGATGCTTTGCCCCAGCGGCCATCTTTGAGGTCACGTGACCCCCACAGTGGTCAAGAACCAACCCAGATCGGCTCCCATGATCCTTTGCGCCACAGGAAGGACCAGGCGGAGTCGAACTCCCATGAGCCTTTGCGCCGGCGGCCATCTTGGAGGTCACGTGACCTGCCTGAGGCCTTGAAGAGCTGCTCCCATGATCCTTTGCAGCCTGGGAAGGACCAAGAGGGGCTGAACTGCATTGATGCTTTGCGCTGGCAGCCATCTTGGGGGTCATGTGACCCTGGTGAGGCCTCCAGGAGCCCCTCCCATGATCCTTTGCGCCACGGGAAGGACCCAGAGGGGCCGAGCTCCCATGATGCTTTGCCCCAGCGGCCATCTTTGAGGTCACGTGACCCCCGTGGCAGTGTGGACCCAAGCAGGATGGACTCCCATGATGCTTTGCACCACCGGAAGGACCAGGAAGAGTCGGAGTCCCGTGATCCTTTGCTCCGGCGGCCATCTTGGGGGTCACATGACGCCAGTGATGCTGCCAATAGCCCCTCCCATGATCCTTTGCACCACAGGAAGGGTCAAGAGGGGTCGAACTCCCATGATGCTTTGCCCCGGTGGCCATCTTCCAGGTCACATGACTCCGGACCAGGGGCAGCAACTCAACTACTGG gCTCGTCGAATCCCGCCTGGCGGCGCTGCCAGAGGCCCCGCAGCCTTCGGGAGGCGCCGTGGGGTAAGGAAACCCCCCTCTCCACACCTTTAGGGGTCCCCCGTGTACCCCACAAgtgcccttttcccttccccccacTCCCCAAAGCTTTTTGA
- the LOC138734959 gene encoding serine/arginine repetitive matrix protein 2-like isoform X2, producing the protein MTAATTSRVTSPREPGLEERTERLLRRSSGPAPRRPSWRSHDHSHDALRRRPSWRSHDPHEASRSPSHDPLRRGKDEEGPSSHEPLRRRPSWRSRDPPEASKTCSHDPLRPGKTQEGPNSHEALRRQPSWGSRDPSEASRSPSHDALRPWEDPEGPSSHDALCRRPSWRSHDPRGGEELPRMGSHDPLRWATPLLEVKSHEPLRWRPSWRSRDPPEVLNSCSHEPLCHGKDQEGLNSHDALCRRPSWGSRDPGEASRSPSHDPLRHWEDPEGQSSHDALCWRPSWGSHDPHEGEELPRMGSHDPLCRATPLLEVKSHEPLRQRPSWRSRDTHQASKSCSHDPLRRGKDQEGLNSHDALHRRPSWGPCDPGEASRSPSRDPLRPRKDPEGPNSHDALPQRPSLRSRDPHSGQEPTQIGSHDPLRHRKDQAESNSHEPLRRRPSWRSRDLPEALKSCSHDPLQPGKDQEGLNCIDALRWQPSWGSCDPGEASRSPSHDPLRHGKDPEGPSSHDALPQRPSLRSRDPRGSVDPSRMDSHDALHHRKDQEESESRDPLLRRPSWGSHDASDAANSPSHDPLHHRKGQEGSNSHDALPRWPSSRSHDSGPGAATQLLGSSNPAWRRCQRPRSLREAPWGKETPLSTPLGVPRVPHKCPFPFPPLPKAF; encoded by the exons ATGACGGCTGCGACGACGTCACGCGTGACGTCACCACGTGAGCCCGGCCTGGAGGAGCGAACAGAGCGGCTGCTGCGGAGGAG ctctggccccgccccccggcggCCATCTTGGAGGTCACATGACCACTCCCATGATGCTTTGCGCCGACGGCCATCTTGGAGGTCACATGACCCCCATGAGGCCTCCAGGAGCCCCTCCCATGATCCTTTGCGCCGCGGGAAGGATGAAGAGGGGCCGAGCTCCCATGAGCCTTTGCGCCGGCGGCCATCTTGGAGGTCACGTGACCCCCCTGAGGCGTCGAAGACCTGCTCCCATGATCCTTTGCGGCCCGGGAAGACCCAAGAGGGGCCGAACTCCCATGAGGCTTTGCGCCGGCAGCCATCTTGGGGGTCACGTGACCCCAGTGAGGCCTCCAGGAGCCCCTCCCACGATGCTTTGCGCCCCTGGGAGGACCCGGAGGGGCCGAGCTCCCATGATGCTTTGTGCCGGCGGCCATCTTGGAGGTCACATGACCCCCGTGGAGGTGAAGAGCTGCCCCGGATGGGCTCCCATGATCCTTTGCGCTGGGCGACACCATTATTGGAGGTGAAATCCCATGAACCTTTGCGCTGGCGGCCATCTTGGAGGTCACGTGACCCCCCTGAGGTATTGAATAGCTGCTCCCATGAGCCTTTGTGCCACGGGAAGGACCAAGAGGGGCTGAACTCCCATGATGCTTTGTGCCGGCGGCCATCTTGGGGGTCACGTGACCCCGGTGAGGCCTCCAGGAGCCCCTCCCACGATCCTTTGCGCCACTGGGAGGACCCGGAGGGGCAGAGCTCCCATGATGCTTTGTGCTGGCGGCCATCTTGGGGGTCACATGACCCCCATGAAGGTGAAGAGCTGCCCCGGATGGGCTCCCATGATCCTTTGTGCCGGGCGACGCCATTATTGGAGGTGAAATCCCATGAGCCTTTGCGCCAGCGGCCATCTTGGAGGTCACGTGACACCCATCAGGCATCCAAGAGCTGCTCCCATGATCCTTTGCGCCGTGGGAAGGACCAAGAGGGGCTGAACTCCCATGATGCTTTGCACCGGCGGCCATCTTGGGGGCCATGTGACCCTGGTGAGGCCTCCAGGAGCCCCTCCCGTGATCCTTTGCGCCCCAGGAAAGACCCAGAGGGGCCGAACTCCCATGATGCTTTGCCCCAGCGGCCATCTTTGAGGTCACGTGACCCCCACAGTGGTCAAGAACCAACCCAGATCGGCTCCCATGATCCTTTGCGCCACAGGAAGGACCAGGCGGAGTCGAACTCCCATGAGCCTTTGCGCCGGCGGCCATCTTGGAGGTCACGTGACCTGCCTGAGGCCTTGAAGAGCTGCTCCCATGATCCTTTGCAGCCTGGGAAGGACCAAGAGGGGCTGAACTGCATTGATGCTTTGCGCTGGCAGCCATCTTGGGGGTCATGTGACCCTGGTGAGGCCTCCAGGAGCCCCTCCCATGATCCTTTGCGCCACGGGAAGGACCCAGAGGGGCCGAGCTCCCATGATGCTTTGCCCCAGCGGCCATCTTTGAGGTCACGTGACCCCCGTGGCAGTGTGGACCCAAGCAGGATGGACTCCCATGATGCTTTGCACCACCGGAAGGACCAGGAAGAGTCGGAGTCCCGTGATCCTTTGCTCCGGCGGCCATCTTGGGGGTCACATGACGCCAGTGATGCTGCCAATAGCCCCTCCCATGATCCTTTGCACCACAGGAAGGGTCAAGAGGGGTCGAACTCCCATGATGCTTTGCCCCGGTGGCCATCTTCCAGGTCACATGACTCCGGACCAGGGGCAGCAACTCAACTACTGG gCTCGTCGAATCCCGCCTGGCGGCGCTGCCAGAGGCCCCGCAGCCTTCGGGAGGCGCCGTGGGGTAAGGAAACCCCCCTCTCCACACCTTTAGGGGTCCCCCGTGTACCCCACAAgtgcccttttcccttccccccacTCCCCAAAGCTTTTTGA
- the LOC138734959 gene encoding serine/arginine repetitive matrix protein 2-like isoform X3 encodes MTAATTSRVTSPREPGLEERTERLLRRSFSLLSSGPAPRRPSWRSHDHSHDALRRRPSWRSHDPHEASRSPSHDPLRRGKDEEGPSSHEPLRRRPSWRSRDPPEASKTCSHDPLRPGKTQEGPNSHEALRRQPSWGSRDPSEASRSPSHDALRPWEDPEGPSSHDALCRRPSWRSHDPRGGEELPRMGSHDPLRWATPLLEVKSHEPLRWRPSWRSRDPPEVLNSCSHEPLCHGKDQEGLNSHDALCRRPSWGSRDPGEASRSPSHDPLRHWEDPEGQSSHDALCWRPSWGSHDPHEGEELPRMGSHDPLCRATPLLEVKSHEPLRQRPSWRSRDTHQASKSCSHDPLRRGKDQEGLNSHDALHRRPSWGPCDPGEASRSPSRDPLRPRKDPEGPNSHDALPQRPSLRSRDPHSGQEPTQIGSHDPLRHRKDQAESNSHEPLRRRPSWRSRDLPEALKSCSHDPLQPGKDQEGLNCIDALRWQPSWGSCDPGEASRSPSHDPLRHGKDPEGPSSHDALPQRPSLRSRDPRGSVDPSRMDSHDALHHRKDQEESESRDPLLRRPSWGSHDASDAANSPSHDPLHHRKGQEGSNSHDALPRWPSSRSHDSGPGAATQLLADPLLQLLLRRQRTLQRLLGLVESRLAALPEAPQPSGGAVG; translated from the exons ATGACGGCTGCGACGACGTCACGCGTGACGTCACCACGTGAGCCCGGCCTGGAGGAGCGAACAGAGCGGCTGCTGCGGAGGAG CTTCTCTCTCCTCagctctggccccgccccccggcggCCATCTTGGAGGTCACATGACCACTCCCATGATGCTTTGCGCCGACGGCCATCTTGGAGGTCACATGACCCCCATGAGGCCTCCAGGAGCCCCTCCCATGATCCTTTGCGCCGCGGGAAGGATGAAGAGGGGCCGAGCTCCCATGAGCCTTTGCGCCGGCGGCCATCTTGGAGGTCACGTGACCCCCCTGAGGCGTCGAAGACCTGCTCCCATGATCCTTTGCGGCCCGGGAAGACCCAAGAGGGGCCGAACTCCCATGAGGCTTTGCGCCGGCAGCCATCTTGGGGGTCACGTGACCCCAGTGAGGCCTCCAGGAGCCCCTCCCACGATGCTTTGCGCCCCTGGGAGGACCCGGAGGGGCCGAGCTCCCATGATGCTTTGTGCCGGCGGCCATCTTGGAGGTCACATGACCCCCGTGGAGGTGAAGAGCTGCCCCGGATGGGCTCCCATGATCCTTTGCGCTGGGCGACACCATTATTGGAGGTGAAATCCCATGAACCTTTGCGCTGGCGGCCATCTTGGAGGTCACGTGACCCCCCTGAGGTATTGAATAGCTGCTCCCATGAGCCTTTGTGCCACGGGAAGGACCAAGAGGGGCTGAACTCCCATGATGCTTTGTGCCGGCGGCCATCTTGGGGGTCACGTGACCCCGGTGAGGCCTCCAGGAGCCCCTCCCACGATCCTTTGCGCCACTGGGAGGACCCGGAGGGGCAGAGCTCCCATGATGCTTTGTGCTGGCGGCCATCTTGGGGGTCACATGACCCCCATGAAGGTGAAGAGCTGCCCCGGATGGGCTCCCATGATCCTTTGTGCCGGGCGACGCCATTATTGGAGGTGAAATCCCATGAGCCTTTGCGCCAGCGGCCATCTTGGAGGTCACGTGACACCCATCAGGCATCCAAGAGCTGCTCCCATGATCCTTTGCGCCGTGGGAAGGACCAAGAGGGGCTGAACTCCCATGATGCTTTGCACCGGCGGCCATCTTGGGGGCCATGTGACCCTGGTGAGGCCTCCAGGAGCCCCTCCCGTGATCCTTTGCGCCCCAGGAAAGACCCAGAGGGGCCGAACTCCCATGATGCTTTGCCCCAGCGGCCATCTTTGAGGTCACGTGACCCCCACAGTGGTCAAGAACCAACCCAGATCGGCTCCCATGATCCTTTGCGCCACAGGAAGGACCAGGCGGAGTCGAACTCCCATGAGCCTTTGCGCCGGCGGCCATCTTGGAGGTCACGTGACCTGCCTGAGGCCTTGAAGAGCTGCTCCCATGATCCTTTGCAGCCTGGGAAGGACCAAGAGGGGCTGAACTGCATTGATGCTTTGCGCTGGCAGCCATCTTGGGGGTCATGTGACCCTGGTGAGGCCTCCAGGAGCCCCTCCCATGATCCTTTGCGCCACGGGAAGGACCCAGAGGGGCCGAGCTCCCATGATGCTTTGCCCCAGCGGCCATCTTTGAGGTCACGTGACCCCCGTGGCAGTGTGGACCCAAGCAGGATGGACTCCCATGATGCTTTGCACCACCGGAAGGACCAGGAAGAGTCGGAGTCCCGTGATCCTTTGCTCCGGCGGCCATCTTGGGGGTCACATGACGCCAGTGATGCTGCCAATAGCCCCTCCCATGATCCTTTGCACCACAGGAAGGGTCAAGAGGGGTCGAACTCCCATGATGCTTTGCCCCGGTGGCCATCTTCCAGGTCACATGACTCCGGACCAGGGGCAGCAACTCAACTACTGG CCGAtcccctcctccagctgctgctccgaCGCCAACGGACCCTTCAGAGGCTTTTAGG gCTCGTCGAATCCCGCCTGGCGGCGCTGCCAGAGGCCCCGCAGCCTTCGGGAGGCGCCGTGGGGTAA